The following are encoded together in the Qingshengfaniella alkalisoli genome:
- a CDS encoding thiamine pyrophosphate-binding protein, with translation MTNTLNGAEAMVRSLEAHGVRHIFGLCGDTTLPFYDAMLRLDHPITHVLTRDERSATYMADAYSRVTGSVGVCEGPSGGGATYILPGLIEANESSYAVLGITTDVSVASYGRYPLTEVDQEALMRPLTKWNTVIKRADHIPRMVRQAFRAMTTGRSGAAHLGLPYDIQYDAVSPDDIWADKNLTSYPAYRTGPSPDTVEAAAEAILSAKSPLIVCGGGVVIAGAMDELDRLATRLDIPVATSISGQGSLAETHPNCVGVVGSNGGTDETWEAMTGADLIVFMGCRAGSTTTSRWEAPKPGTRIVHFDNDPMVIGAVYPTEVGVPGDLRLSLAALNAELDRRDQGSGTFGGAAAVADIRRRKFEKFDALAQSDESPIRPERVIATLQKVLPEDATVVSDPGTSCPYFSAYYTLPRAGRHFITNRAHGALGYSLSAALGAWFGRPDRKVVGLMGDGSFGFTCGELETVARAKAPITYVVFSNSNFGWIKASQRDDCDARYYNVDFNRTDQAAVAAAYGVKSWHVEDPSKLEAVLKEAVAHDGPTLVDVICQPLEEAKAPVRRWMG, from the coding sequence GTGACGAACACACTGAATGGCGCAGAAGCTATGGTCCGCAGCTTGGAAGCTCATGGTGTACGGCACATCTTCGGGCTTTGCGGCGACACGACCTTGCCCTTCTATGATGCGATGCTGCGTCTTGATCATCCGATCACCCATGTTCTGACCCGCGATGAGCGCAGCGCTACTTATATGGCCGACGCGTACTCGCGTGTGACAGGGAGTGTCGGCGTGTGCGAAGGCCCGTCCGGTGGCGGCGCCACCTACATTCTGCCGGGGCTGATCGAGGCGAATGAAAGCTCCTATGCTGTTTTGGGAATTACAACCGATGTCTCGGTGGCATCCTATGGCCGCTATCCGCTGACCGAGGTAGACCAGGAAGCCCTGATGCGCCCGTTGACCAAGTGGAACACGGTTATTAAACGGGCGGATCACATCCCGCGCATGGTACGCCAGGCCTTTCGCGCGATGACAACGGGTCGTTCAGGTGCGGCGCATCTGGGGCTACCTTACGATATTCAATATGACGCCGTTTCTCCCGACGACATTTGGGCTGACAAAAACCTCACGTCCTACCCCGCTTATCGAACTGGCCCATCGCCCGATACGGTGGAGGCCGCCGCCGAGGCGATCCTGTCCGCAAAATCTCCGCTCATCGTTTGTGGTGGAGGCGTTGTGATCGCTGGGGCGATGGATGAACTCGACCGGCTCGCAACCCGTCTGGACATTCCTGTGGCGACATCGATCTCGGGTCAGGGCAGCCTTGCAGAGACCCACCCGAACTGCGTCGGCGTGGTCGGATCAAACGGCGGGACCGATGAAACATGGGAGGCGATGACCGGCGCGGACCTGATCGTCTTCATGGGGTGTCGTGCAGGATCAACGACGACATCGCGTTGGGAAGCTCCGAAGCCCGGCACGCGCATCGTGCATTTCGACAATGACCCGATGGTAATCGGCGCGGTCTATCCGACCGAGGTCGGTGTCCCCGGTGATCTTCGGCTGTCACTGGCGGCCCTGAACGCAGAGCTCGACCGCCGCGACCAAGGCAGCGGCACGTTCGGAGGCGCTGCGGCGGTCGCCGATATCCGCCGCCGGAAGTTCGAGAAATTCGACGCGCTCGCGCAAAGCGATGAAAGCCCGATCCGCCCCGAGCGGGTGATTGCGACTTTGCAGAAAGTGCTGCCCGAGGATGCGACTGTTGTGTCCGATCCCGGCACCTCCTGCCCATATTTCTCTGCCTACTACACCCTCCCGCGTGCGGGTCGGCACTTCATCACCAATCGTGCGCATGGAGCACTCGGCTATTCGTTGTCGGCTGCACTGGGCGCATGGTTCGGCCGGCCAGATCGCAAGGTCGTTGGTCTGATGGGTGATGGTTCCTTCGGCTTCACCTGCGGTGAGTTGGAAACGGTAGCTCGTGCAAAAGCGCCGATCACCTATGTCGTTTTCTCGAACTCCAACTTCGGATGGATCAAGGCCAGCCAGCGCGATGACTGCGACGCGCGCTACTACAATGTCGATTTCAACCGCACGGATCAGGCAGCCGTAGCCGCAGCTTATGGTGTGAAATCCTGGCATGTTGAGGATCCGTCCAAGCTGGAAGCGGTGCTTAAAGAGGCGGTTGCACATGATGGACCGACGCTGGTCGATGTCATCTGCCAACCTTTGGAAGAAGCGAAGGCCCCCGTCCGCCGCTGGATGGGTTGA